A region of Ficedula albicollis isolate OC2 chromosome 10, FicAlb1.5, whole genome shotgun sequence DNA encodes the following proteins:
- the ADAM10 gene encoding disintegrin and metalloproteinase domain-containing protein 10, which yields MDMYFETKSQYGNPLNKYIRHYEGLSYDMDLLHQKHQRAKRAVSHEEQFLRLDFHAHGRQFNLRMKRDTSLFSDDFKVEISNQVIDYDTSHIYTGHIYGEQGSFTHGSVIDGKFEGFIQTHSGTFYIEPAERYIKDRNLPFHSVIYHEDDIKYPHKYGPQGGCADHSVFERMQKYQMTGIEEPTTEKPVEEPKKDDPQLLRKKRATQAEKNTCQLYIQTDHLFYKHYGTREAVIAQISSHVKAIDTIYQSTDFSGIRNISFMVKRIRINTTVDEKDSSNPFRFPNIGVEKFLELNSEQNHDDYCLAYVFTDRDFDDGVLGLAWVGAPSGSSGGICEKSKLYSDGKKKSLNTGIITVQNYGSHVPPKVSHITFAHEVGHNFGSPHDSGMECTPGESKNLGQKENGNYIMYARATSGDKLNNNKFSICSIRNISQVLEKKRNNCFVESGQPICGNGLVEQGEQCDCGYSDQCKDDCCYDANQPEDKKCKLRPGKNCSPSQGPCCTAQCDFKSRTDKCRNDSDCAKEGMCNGVSALCPISEPKENFTVCNRNTQVCIKGQCAGSICEKHGLEECTCANSDGKDDRELCHVCCMRKMDPATCASTGSERWKEYFNLETITLQPGSPCNDFKGYCDVFMRCRLVDADGPLARLKKAIFNPELYENIAEWIVAYWWAVLLMGIALIMLMAGFIKICSVHTPSSNPKLPPHKPLPGTLKRRRPPQTTQPPQRQRPRESYQMGHMRR from the exons ATGGACATGTATTTTGAGACTAAGA GCCAGTATGGAAATCctctaaataaatatattagaCACTATGAAGGACTGTCCTACGACATGGATTTGTTACACCAAAAACACCAGCGTGCCAAAAGAGCAGTATCACATGAAGAGCAGTTCTTGCGCCTAGATTTTCATGCTCATGGAAG aCAATTCAACCTTCGAATGAAGAGAGATACATCTCTTTTTAGTGATGACTTTAAAGTAGAAATATCGAACCAAGTAATTGATTATGATACCTCCCATATTTACACTGGACACATTTATG GTGAGCAGGGAAGTTTTACTCATGGGTCTGTTATTGATGGAAAATTTGAAGGATTCATCCAAACTCACAGTGGGACCTTTTATATTGAACCAGCAGAGAGATACATAAAGGACAGGAACCTACCATTCCACTCTGTCATTTATCATGAAGATGATATCA AATATCCACATAAATATGGACCACAAGGAGGTTGTGCAGATCATTCAGTATTTGAAAGAATGCAGAAGTACCAGATGACTGGTATAGAAGAACCAACAACAGAG AAGCCTGTTGAAGAGCCTAAGAAGGATGATCCACAGCTTTTGAGAAAAAAGCGTGCGACTCAGGCTGAAAAAAACACATGTCAGCTGTATATCCAGACTGATCATTTATTCTACAAGCATTATGGaaccagagaagctgtgattGCACAG ATTTCCAGCCATGTTAAAGCAATTGACACCATTTACCAGTCAACAGATTTTTCAGGGATCCGTAACATCAGCTTCATGGTGAAAAGAATCAGA ATTAACACAACCGTGGATGAGAAGGACTCTTCCAATCCCTTTAGATTTCCTAACATTGGTGTGGAAAAGTTTCTGGAACTGAACTCAGAACAGAATCATGATGATTACTGCTTGGCCTATGTGTTTACAGACCGGGATTTTGATGATGGAGTCCTTGGTCTAGCTTGGGTTGGAGCCCCTTCAG GGAGCTCTGGTGGAATATGTGAAAAAAGCAAATTGTATTCAGATGGTAAGAAGAAGTCTCTAAACACTGGAATCATCACTGTCCAGAACTATGGCTCTCATGTGCCTCCCAAGGTTTCTCACATTACTTTTGCACATGAGGTCGGGCATAACTTTGGTTCCCCT CATGATTCTGGAATGGAGTGCACTCCTGGAGAGTCCAAGAACTtgggacagaaggaaaatggcAATTATATCATGTATGCAAGAGCTACGTCTGGGGACAAACTTAACAACAATAAATTTTCAATCTGTAGCATTCGAAATATCAGCCAAGTTcttgagaaaaagagaaataattgttttgttg AGTCTGGGCAGCCCATCTGTGGTAATGGACTGGTTGAACAAGGAGAACAGTGTGATTGTGGATACAGTGACCAGTGTAAAGATGACTGCTGCTATGATGCAAACCAACCAGAAGATAAAAAATGCAAGTTAAGACCAGGCAAAAACTGCAG ccccagccaagGCCCGTGTTGCACTGCCCAGTGTGATTTCAAATCGAGGACAGATAAGTGTCGGAATGACTCTGACTGTGCTAAGGAAGGAATGTGTAACGGTGTCAGTGCTCTCTGCCCAATATCTGAACCCAAAGAAAACTTCACAGTGTGCAACAGGAACACCCAAGTTTGCATAAAGGGG CAATGTGCTGGCTCTATTTGTGAGAAGCATGGCTTGGAGGAGTGCACATGTGCTAATTCAGATGGCAAGGATGATAGAGAGCTGTGCCATGTCTGCTGCATGAGAAAAA TGGACCCAGCTACTTGTGCAAGCACAGGCTCAGAACGATGGAAGGAATACTTTAATCTTGAGACCATTACTTTGCAACCTGGATCTCCCTGTAATGATTTTAAAGGCTACTGTGATGTGTTTATGAGGTGTCGGCTAGTAGATGCTGATGGCCCTCTAGCTAGattaaagaaagcaatttttaatcCAGAACTAtatgaaaatattgcagaatgGATTGTG gcTTATTGGTGGGCAGTGTTGCTTATGGGAATTGCATTGATTATGTTGATGGCTGGCTTCATTAAGATATGCAGTGTTCATACTCCAAGCAGTAATCCAAAGTTGCCTCCTCATAAACCACTTCCAG GCACTTTAAAAAGGAGGAGACCACCACAAACCACTCAGCCCCCACAGCGGCAAAGGCCCCGAGAGAGTTATCAGATGGGACATATGAGACGCTGA